TGCAATCAGGCCCCAACCGATCATGTTTGTTGGATCATAAATATGGAGTAAAAAAACTTGTGCAATGGCAGTAATTTTAACGTTGGCCACTAGTTGCCaagaattttctctctttttcttttgttaaattgAGTATTTAGAAAGTTGTATCTTGGTAAAAGACGTTCAAAATGAAATCAAAAGCCCAAGACTTCTTTTTAGGGACGTAAACTAGTTGAGTTTTGTCGAGTTGTGAGTGTTCAAGCTTAGATCGATACCTAATGTAATATGTACAAGCTTGGCTTGAGTTCAAACCAAGCCTATAAATGATGTTTGAGGTTGATTTTGTCAAAAAGTCCAAAATCTTGAGCTCAGTTTGATTTATTGGTCAAGCTGAGCTCGGTCCAATTTCAAACTTAAACTAATGCTCAATATTAagtttttaaacttaaaatccAACCCAAGTACATTATGATACATCAAGCTTATTATCAGAATTATTTAGTTTAAAAGGGTAATCTCAACTCCCAATTActtgaaatattttctctaaaaaaaaatttacttaaaatctTAATAAGATTTGAGTTTACTTGTCAAGCTCATATCAAGCATATTATCAAATCCATAAATGAGTCTAGACTCAACTTGTTTTGTATCAGATCTTAATGTTTATTTTGTATCAAACCTTAATGTTTACGAGTCTGTTCAagaactttttattatttttttttttaacttgacttatttattaaacaagctTAAAATTAAGGCTCAAATTtaacttatttataaacaaacaaatataaatgatttttttaccaAGCCAAGTTTCAACTGTTTATGATCGGTTCTATTCATCTACGAGGACGGACCCACTGAGGGGTTGAGGGggccatgccccccccccccccaatttttttgaaaaatttaaataatatataggatgaacaaaaaaattccCCAATTCACCAATAtcataattcaataattcataaccaaaaaaatctcatagaaaACAATATTCCCTTATGGGGGTTACAACAATTTATATGACTTTCTTAATTGATTTACAAATTATGGGAAAGTGAAttacaatatttatatttttttcaaaagataaaatgccaaaaaaaatttgcacaaaaaaaaatgccaaaattcttttagaagCCAATATTGATAACGTAGCATTGCTAACTCTTAATATTGatatctcaattttttaaaatcctcaaacaaagttttgaaaaactttatTAGTGTGATTTTCAGTTGCATCCAAAAGTATGAGATTATCATATTGGTGAGTTTGTCAACATGATAAAATCAACGTATTAATTCCAATTACCTAAAATCTGAAGATCTGAAGTCCTCTTATTCTTTGAAAAATGTTAGAATATCATGTTATAactttcaacattttttatttatattatatccTTCTTGACTTAAATATTTAGGTAATAAAGTGCAATTTTTCATctagcatgatttttttttttattttataaatcatGTCACATGATATTTTTTGGTTCATGCTCTGCCCCCTAGGTTCACCTGGTTCCGTCCCTGTTCATCTACCTCACTACTTCTCTTATCACcaagaataattttattttatttttcgttTCCACCCCACACATTTCGTTCTGTTGCATTGAATGCTCATGTATGAGACAAATACGTCTCCCCACAGTCCTCATAGTATCATTTCGTTTCCACCCTACACATTACGTTCTGTTTGTGTATTTATTTGATTCCTTGCAGTGTACAGTTCTGGCATGAGGATAGAAAAGGCTATGACACCTCTTTAACATTAAAGTTGGGGTAAATTTATGGATTCTCAAGTTCTGAGAAGTCAATTTCCAGTAGAGAATTAAATGCATGCAAGTGCCACAGACTGCCATAACTCCTGTCCTGTGGCTCTGGTATGATATTATGATTTATGACACAACATCTATATCTAGTACGGCgttcaaagttcaaagttcaaaccctCTCCTTCCTTCCTCAATGTTAAAACCCATACGAGAGGGACACTATAACAGATAAAATTGAAAGTGATAGTAGGGCTGTCTTGGCTCCGACAATCAAGTCTCATAAATGAATAAATGATACCATACCTATATGGtcagcaataaattttcacaGAATATTGTATATCTATCTGGATAATAAGATAATAATGGTAAATAGTAAAATGATATTTATTaggataaattatatatttggttttttttttatagcatattttaatttggtctctaactttttagttgtgttaatttggtctctaacattTTAgtgttgtgtcaatttagtctctattattatatttggatgaaaattgatgacatgtcaaatggtcaaaataaaattatagtgtATTGTCACATTAAcgaaagctaatttttttattttgaccattaGATTCTGTTGAGGGTCATTTTTGAGAATccaagtagaaagaagaaaCTCCAACGACAAGGACAGCAAAGAATTGGCAAACAGatggcaaaaccattaggcccaagtgGCAAGAGTAATGGATCACAAACTCATGAAATAAACAGATGGGCAGGCAAGTGGGCTTAAAGAATcccggaaagaaagaaatagcatacTCATGGGTAGtatatgatgtagaaaagtgagaaagggtcATCGCAAGCCCAAAGTAatacaaacaaagaaagtaaggggttaatGGCAAGCTCATGAACCCCAAAGATGAGAATAAGGTAACTGGGTCTGGGaaacccaatgaagttagtaaaaaccAATGGGAATGGAGAGTTAGTAAAAGGGCTAAGGATGTCCAAGAGGAAGACAAAAGGGACACAGGAGTCCATAAGTAGGAAAACCAATGGCCATACCAAGCCACTGGGGGAAAGAGTAAACGGCTGGCCTAAAAAGGTTCAGCAGGATTGAGTCATTACAGCAGGAGTGACTGAGTAATATGGCAGGAAATTAGGGTAATTAAAAAATGGATcaaaagaaatgtaaggcccacTATCAAATAAAGCCCAGCTCCTCAAGGGAGCAGGAAATCGAAAAGCAGCTCACATAAAAGGTCAAAAGAAACGGATGACAGATTATGCAGGCAAGCCTCCAGACCATGGCAAGCGAACGACCAgcaggcagattttggacacaCATGGAAGGGAAGCACGCACAAGGCctaggcaccaccagcctgtacccagacAATACAAGGCATGGTGAGATTGTGGGTCAGAGattcagagggcatggtttggtggtggggagaggggaaaaatctatttttgagattCTGGCTCAGGCTCTTTAGGGAAAGTGtcttgctgggatgacatactacccaaaagaagcaagctgagttggaaccactaggtgcatgccatgtgggatagggagagagaaagaactcAGACCATAGCAGGAAATGGTACCatgacaaacaaacaaacaaaatactcttCTTTGTCTGGTGATGGGGGGTGGCACACAGACGGACCAGTGGTGGTCGGCTAGTACACCAAGACCAAACAAAGGAGGTTAAGagctaaaacagtaaaatctgGTCACGGCAGACACTATAAAAAGAGAACCTTGCCATGAACAAAGAACAGAGCAAGAACGGGAACCATAACTAAGAAATAGGAGTTCGAAAAGAGATactaagaaatagaaaagaaacgagtggggagggaaagaaagaaaacaaccagaAAGAAAATAGAGGGAGAATTAGAACGGCATTCATGCACCAGTagattgattccctctctccctcacgAAATCCTGCTCTCTGTCAAAACCAAAAGGAGCCCTTGTACATCAACCATTCAGGTCTGTTTCTCTCAGGGTAGTTAATCTCCACGACAAGACTATCCTGAGAGATTAATTACGTTGAGAAGGAACGTTCTTTCCTCTCTAGTTTTGCTCCTGTGGACTAGATTTAAACTgatttcttcatcttctgattaacccatacatattactatttgctcctttttgttcttttctttttctaaaagtgattattattaCTGTGATTGTACTTGGGGAACATTTGGTCATTTCCTACTAAGTAgccagatattttattttttgttattatgtcTGTTTGCTACAATTTATCTGAAACAGCTCTACCTGCCGCAAGCACGTTCCTGGCAAACCAGacatagtttgcgcacaagctgaaccaaattgagttgcagttggaTCGGTCTCAACTCCCTTTTCCAGAAAAAAACTTGGGCCTAGTGCAGCAGGAAGCAGCCCAACACTATTAGCACAGCCCACCACTTTACAAATGCataatcaattttcatccaaaaaataactataaggactaaattgatatAGTACTAAAAGATTAGGGAACAAATTAATACAATTGAAAtgttatggaccaaattgaaatatgatataTAGGATAGAGACCAAATATGTTGTTTACCCTATTTATTATATGAGAAAAGTTAATGAATTCTTTGAGAACATTTATTAGTggatcatttttaaaaattttttataggaaaagaaataaatcaattaatattttggcagtttttttaattttctataaaaatagtataaaactttttaaaatggtttataTTAACAATTGTTTTAAGGACACTTGGCACCACGACTCTTAATATATATCTAGATgagaatcaataaaaaattaccaacaAAACGCTATTGTAAAAcctattatgaaaattgttgtgcATGTAATATTACTCTAATAAATGATAACAATGCATTTGTTAAATATTGGCCGTTTATGTAAGAAAAACACAACCAGAGAGTTAGctatttgatgattttttttttttttttttttttcctaatagaAAAGACTCAAAAGAGTACGGGTGACGAAAATCCTGATTGGGTGCGAGGATAGCAGCACATATGAGAATGAGGTACTACAAAACGTTCCCTTGTAGGGGTTCACAAATGGTTTAACCTCAATCCTACTGGATCCCAATAGTATTCATCAATGAGCATCTTGAGAATCAACTTCATATCTAGAAAACTTGAAGTAAGCATATtaacccaaacaaaaccacatgagagtaagtttttatagttttacCACACCCTAATTTTAAGAGGTTTGTTATTAATGGGGCCATATGTTTATTTTTCACTGGCCAGGTTTTGAGGCTTCCAAAAAAATTCCATACCCTCAATCCTAGATAAGTTGTCCAACCCCAAGACAATTTGGATCATGTCCAAACACGAGAAATATCATAGGAAAAATGTTAGGACCATAACCCACTTCACAACCAATTCCACAACTATCTAATGTGGTTGATGataagtggtaaaaataaaaaataaattcatgtaAAAGTAATAGACAGTCAATCACACTCTGTCAcgtaatataattataaaaattaatgtgaaaTTAGCTGCGGTCATACTATTACTCATTTCATAGACATATTGGCCTCTCTTTGTTGACAAAAGCGAACCTACCCTTGTAAAATTAGGTGGTATCCACctgttttttttccttaagtTGTGGCACCTGATCATGCCCTCCTGATTGTTGTTTGAAAGTTCAAGCCATAATTTGGTCAAAAATCATACATCATACAATTATTACAGGCCTTTTTCTAACTGCAAAAGCAATTACCAAGCCCACACAAAGCATgactttttttgttctttttcaacCATAATATATGACTTGTCTATGTCCCAAATAAAGTGCACTCATTGATCATATCAATGGCCCTAATATGCTCCTAGAATTCGCATCTTATGCAATGTTTTTAACACACGCTTTCAGCTTGAACTGAACCATAGAATGTGGTGGGACAAAGATGCAATTCGGCTCGGATTCAGATTAGGTACAATTGTCTAGTTATTGTACCATGCAATTGTGGAAGAAAAGAGTTAAGAAGGTAAAGTgatgaaaatgttaaaagttaaaaattttgatcaaaGGGTTGACATgaaaagtaactttttgaacttttaatCTTGAAGATCAAAAATGGTGTTGCATGGGCAATCACCATGTCTCAATCCATTGTGCTCTGTCTATCAATCACAGTTATGCGCTTGCATTGAATTCCCTATATATGGCATGATTAATGTGGTGATGGATGCCACCTTGCTGGTAAATTTGTGTTTCCCGAAGACTATAAATTTTCGGTTGTGTCATGCTAATCACACCCAAGAAAATAAAGTTTAtactaaatgacaaaattttcgTGTGAATTTAAACTGCAATTTTCTCAACTGGCTGTTGAATCCAAAACAGGTTCATTCATGTGTTAAGAGGTTTCTAGGCTTCAATCCAGCCGGATTTCCTCTTAATTTAGGTAATTTCCAACAATAATGAAAGAGTTAATTAATTACTTATTGGTGTCTTTGAACCTCGCAAGTAAAGTTGGTGTGTCCCTAATGATATTAAGATCCTCTCCATTTAAAATTGATTCATCTCATGATTcagattaaatattataaatctaaaattgtatctaacatgttatttaaaattttaaatgactttaTACTTTGTATATTTTCATATCTAAGAACTAAAATATTAATGTGGAATAAACTCTCTCCAATTtgtaagtagtttttttttttttttttttttttttttaaacccctaaaatagaatatacaactttataaattatatcaaaCTAACACTAATATAAGTCCACTTTGTTACCTCAGCTGATGCATCCCTCTATCAGCCCAGTGGAGGCCCAGATATTTCTTCAACTTAGCCTTTAATTGCTTACCATCAAGCCCATAATAACCCCAACTCTTTTTTGGTCAATCTTTTTCCACTCTTGGCCCAACCAAGACACCAACAACTCTGGTCCATATCTTATAGCACCCATCATAcattcatttttataatatattaaaataaaacttgtaatagttttagcattttccatgaATAATTACTAGTAGTTTCTTTTAACACACAAGCAAAATGTGTGTGTATACTACTACTATTCTAATATTAGTCCACTTTTCTTCCCTTGGCTGATGCTTCCCTCCGAAAGGCCCAGTGAAGGCCCCAATATCTCTTCATCTTAGCCTTCTTCTAATATAAAGCCCATAAAAGGCCCAAACTCTTCTTGAGCTAATCTTATTCCCACTTGACCCAGCCCAtactaaaatcaaaataaagcCCAAATGTTTAAAGGCCCAGCCCATAAACAACCCCTTTCTTTCCTCGATTCCATTTCCTTCACGaagcaaagaaagaagtaaaacCATGGCGGCTAACTATGCGAGAAGAACCCTACAAATCTCTTCCAAAACCCTACTGAGCTGtacttcatcttcatcttcatcttcatcttcgtCAACTACTTTCGCTTCCAAAGCTTCGAGATTGAGTGGGCTTGGGCTCGCCTCTGCTGGGCCCAACTCTGCTTCCCGACTCTCTGTTCACAAGCGCATACTCTCCAGGTTGGTTCTGTTTGGTTACCGAGAATTTGAGGAAAAGAGTGGAATTTgcattttgggtttgttttattttatgaatattgACCAAGAAACCTGACCAAGTTTTAAGCTTTTGTTAAGTCCCAGATTAGAGTAAATGTTTGGTATTTAATGTTCCAGTTTAATTTATCGTGCTTAGTTTTCTTAGCAACTAAATGGAGCCTTAGATATATGTCTTGTTTGTGTGGTACATTAGTTTAGTAACTATGTAACTTGTTAAACTATTTTTGGGCTATTTCTTTGTGTTATTAGATAGGTTGTAAtgtaagactttttttttgaagcttATTAATGTTGGTGTTTTAGGCTTCCTGTGGAGTTGTCTGGTGTGCAGCAATCTCTAATGCCATTGCATAGTGTTACTGCTTCTGCATTGTTAACTTCATTGCTTTCTGTGTACAATGACAACTGGGGGTGTCTATCAGAAGGTATGCTTCAAATTTCGAACTTTCCTTTTGGTTTGGTTTCAATTATCTTCAGGTGGTTGACAATTTGATGTATAGTTTTGGATTGTGGCCTTAAATATCTATACATCTACTTGTAATCTCTTGAGGGTCATATGCTTTGTGGAAAATGGTCAACGAACTGACCACTGATTCCCAGGGTTTTTTACCTTGTTCATATGGATAATAATGGTTTTGATCATAAAAAAGAGAGGAATATGTTGGATGGGTAGGTTAATCTTTTGAGGATGCGAGGGAGTATTCATATGAGTTTTCAGAGTggaactttggggtttctcaccTCTAGGGATGAAGGGATTATGGCCCTTTTGTGGCTGTATTGTTTGAGGAGCTGAGTTGGATGCTTCCTGCTTAGCTTTGGTGGTTCAACACGAATGTAACTGGAACCTTGACATCACCTAAAAAGGGACCCATCTTTAACACTGCTGAAATTTCTTTCATATGCAGATGAATTTTTTTGAGGAAGGCTGTAAAAAATTAAGTCATGAATTCATTTTGGCCTCTTGTACTTGCTGTTTCACTGTAAACGTGACATAatgttcaaaacaaaaaaaatggctTGTGGTCTTGGTGGCCTACAATGttctttactttatttttgGGAGAGGAAACAATGCACACTTTGTCTAGACCTTTAATATCTGGTAACACCTTTTATGTTGAAACAAATGCTTTTGCCAAAGCAAGCGGACGAGTATCTAATGTGAGATGAGGTGGCATAAGAGAGGACAAGAGATAGATGAAGACAGAGGTTGCTGTGATATGTGCAGGATGAAATGCAATTGCACagttttaaatatattagcTTTCTTATAGAAGTCATATTTTAGTCCCCctgaaataaaggaaaagaaaaaatcattatttgtttaattttctgtttattttcaAACTTCTAGTATTCTTGCTATCCAAGATGGAAGAAGAGGCAATATATCAATTATGTGGTCCATGTCAAACAGTTATGTCTCCCTAGATCATAGTATTTCCTTTTGGCTGCATGAAGTGTTTGGTTAAATCAAGTTTATGTCTCCTATCATCTATTTTTGGATTTCTGATTGCTGTTGTAGACTTCTGAAGGTAGTTGCTGttgcaaatattttttgttcttagtttctctttattgtgacaCAAGTTGCCTTTATTTCAAGTCattgacttttttcttttttttgctggCAGGATTTGCAACAACACTATAATATGGCCAACGCGTTCTTGTTCTAGGTACCACCCAAAAGTTCTGCATcatattttgtttaattgtaTGTTTCTAATTTTGCTGAACTAGATAATTAGCTTTTGCAAGAGATGGttacccctctctctctttgttttttgagtttttcactgtgtgatgatgatggtgacaTTCACCTTCACTATATTTACTGCTTTAGTGTTCTGAAAAGGAATGGGTCTTTCCCAATGAGTAACACTGCAATttgccaaattttattttccagcATAATTGGTGAATAATTTTGTATGGTTATATTTCGGATTCACCTTCAAGGGAAAATATGAAACACGATTTGTACCATGGATTATGGAATACATAATCATTATTATCTTCATCAACAATTCAAGATGAGATATCCATTGGCTAATAAAATTCTTATCCTAGTTTCATGAACTAAACGAACCCTTCAGGCTTCTGGATTTGGATCAATGTTGGTCTCTTTCCCCCCCTTTTCATGTTCTGTATTTGTATCTTATATGCGTTGCTGTCTAATAAAAAATCACCATGATGCATCCTCTAGATGAGGAGGTAGTAAGTTTGTGGACCTCACAAGCTGTGATGAAGCGGCTGCATAAGGTAATTTTTTGCCTAGACAAGCAATGTCTTTTTTGATCAAACTAGAATTGCTGGATGAATCCATATATGAATATCTGTATTGAATTCATACAAGTTTGTTTTGGGCTTGAATCAATTAAAGGGCATGTGGTTGCCTAAAAAATGTTTATCCAAcctgttttttgttctttctttttgggttgGCGCAGAAGGCAATTCAGTCCTACAGACCAAAAGTTCTACCCCAGCATACGCATCTTTTAGATTTTGTTTCCTTAACCAACACTTTCACAATACCATTAAGAAGCTATATTTTTTTGCAACTTGGATAAGAAAGTGGAGGTATgattttacttatcaaaaaaaaaaaaagtggaggtATGATTTTCATATGAAATTAATGAACTCTAGTTCAAATGGTTTTTCCTCCTCTTATATAAAATTGTGGGTTTAGTTTAATGTGTTTAAGCTATTAAAACATAATAACTTTTTTGATACTACTATAGTTGAGggataaaaaaaggaaaatttcttACAAGCCACATTGTACATTTACACACTCGATATAAATCTCGGTAAGCGATTCTTTCTTTGATATTTTACGCGTGCTAAAGCCACCCCCCAAAACGATGTCATTTCAAGTACATCTCGAGCCTACTACAAGCCTACAAGTTACAACTACAAGAGCTGCCTGGCAAAAAGGcttttcaattatttaaatcaCTTGATTACTCGTGCAATAGAcggattaattaaaaaatttatgcaatttttttatttttaaaaaagtaaatattatcAAAACTATCATAAAAATTAGTAGCTATAATTAGTGAGctacttaaaagttaaaactatctataactatatatatattgagccACAAATACATGCACTGTATGTAATGCTCAAGAtctattatattaaattatttcaaattcttGGAAGTATAATTTTAGATGgactaaaattataaatttcttaGAATTTAGATAATAGAAATTTACACTAAATTCTTCtaagaaattaatttatatataaaattcttgttggagtagaatttttatAGAGTTGTAGATAAATTAATCTATCCTAACAATTTATAAGAATTGGCTTAGGTTTAGTGCTCCTGTGCACTAGATGAGTTGGGATTTAGACACATGTCAAACACTTGTCACGTGACTCTATCTCAACGAGTCCAGTGCACAGAAGCACTGAACCCAAGGCTTACCCCAATAAATTGATTTAATAATTACTTCACTTACAAAGATTATAGTCAATTGACATAACTatgatttattctttttataaaacaaaataatatagttattttttaaatttaagtttaaataattaatagttaaaacttaaaagatagaaagaaaaaattgttgaactCTTTCTACTTAAATCCTAAACTCCTGTCAAGTATCTTATAGTTCAAATAAATGACACGTCTAGATATTTCCAAAACCTTAAACATTCAAGATTTAAATCCTgttataataattatcatattatcaagaaaaaaaaaaaaaaaaaagaagaaaaagaaaccgaACCTACTGAAACCCAAACCCATATGGACCAAATCCGTTTACATAATATCGGACCACAAAAAACAGCCCAATTACCATATCCTTATTTGAGAAACCAAAGTAATCCCTAATTTACAATTCACCCAAATTTGATTTTGCTTCTCATTTCTTCATTTGTTCTTTTTCGTTCCCTCTCTTCCCTCTGTTAACAACTCAAGCTCACGGTGCCCAAAACCCATTTTCAATGATTCGGGTCCGCTGAAAAGTAAgttcctctctcactctctctctctctagcagCTGTTTTTTTATCGAATTATATTCGGGTCTGATTGGATTGTGGGAATTGAGTTCCAATTATATGATCttgattttggggtttttaagGTATCTTTCCCCCCTTTGGTTAGTTCTTGTTATATCTCTA
This genomic stretch from Quercus lobata isolate SW786 chromosome 3, ValleyOak3.0 Primary Assembly, whole genome shotgun sequence harbors:
- the LOC115981703 gene encoding protein NUCLEAR FUSION DEFECTIVE 6, chloroplastic/mitochondrial, translated to MAANYARRTLQISSKTLLSCTSSSSSSSSSSTTFASKASRLSGLGLASAGPNSASRLSVHKRILSRLPVELSGVQQSLMPLHSVTASALLTSLLSVYNDNWGCLSEGFATTL